In Vibrio sp. FE10, the following are encoded in one genomic region:
- a CDS encoding LuxR/HapR/OpaR family quorum-sensing transcriptional regulator, with the protein MDSISKRPRTRLSPLKRKLQLMEIALEVFSRRGIGRGGHADIADIAQVSVATVFNYFPTREDLVDEVLNHVVRQFSNFLSDNIDLDIHAKENLHNIATEMVTLVAQDSHWLNVWFEWSASTRDEVWPLFVTTNRTNQMLVQNMFSKAIERGEVCDDHDPKHLANLFHGICYSLFIQAKRVETPEELSSLTDSYLNMLCIYK; encoded by the coding sequence ATGGACTCAATCTCTAAGAGACCTAGAACTAGGCTTTCACCCCTAAAAAGAAAACTGCAATTGATGGAGATCGCTCTTGAAGTCTTCTCTCGTCGTGGCATTGGCCGTGGCGGTCATGCAGACATCGCAGACATTGCTCAAGTATCAGTTGCAACGGTATTTAACTACTTCCCAACCCGTGAAGACTTGGTTGATGAAGTGCTTAATCACGTGGTTCGCCAATTCTCTAACTTCCTTTCAGACAATATCGACTTAGATATTCACGCAAAAGAAAACCTACATAATATTGCGACTGAAATGGTGACGTTAGTGGCTCAAGATAGCCATTGGTTGAACGTATGGTTTGAATGGAGCGCTTCGACTCGTGATGAAGTGTGGCCTCTATTCGTAACCACTAACCGCACTAACCAGATGTTAGTACAAAATATGTTTAGCAAAGCGATTGAGCGCGGCGAAGTTTGCGACGATCACGACCCTAAGCATCTAGCAAACCTATTCCACGGCATCTGCTACTCGCTGTTCATTCAAGCGAAACGTGTGGAAACGCCAGAAGAGCTTTCAAGCTTAACAGATAGCTACCTAAACATGCTGTGCATCTATAAGTAG
- the lpdA gene encoding dihydrolipoyl dehydrogenase, whose product MSKEIKAQVVVLGSGPAGYSAAFRCADLGLETVLVERYSTLGGVCLNVGCIPSKALLHVSKVIEEAKAMAEHGVVFGEPQTDINKVRIWKDKVVDQLTGGLGGMAKMRNVTVVNGFGKFTGPNSIEVVGEETTTINFDNAIIAAGSRPIKLPFIPHEDPRIWDSTDALELNEVPEKLLIMGGGIIGLEMGTVYHSLGSKVEVVEMFDQVIPAADKDIVKVFTKRIKNKFKLMLETKVTAVEAKEDGIYVSMEGKKAPAEAERYDAVLVAIGRVPNGALIDAEKAGIEVDERGFINVDKQMRTNVPHIHAIGDVVGQPMLAHKGVHEGHVAAEVISGKKHYFDPKVIPSIAYTEPEVAWVGKTEKEAKAEGLNYEVATFPWAASGRAIASDCADGMTKMIFDKDTHRVIGGAVVGTNGGELLGEIGLAIEMGCDAEDIALTIHAHPTLHESVGLAAEVFEGSITDLPNKKAVKKKK is encoded by the coding sequence ATGAGCAAAGAAATTAAAGCCCAAGTTGTTGTACTTGGTTCAGGTCCTGCTGGCTACTCAGCGGCATTCCGTTGTGCGGATTTAGGTCTAGAAACAGTACTAGTTGAACGTTACAGCACTCTTGGTGGTGTATGTCTAAACGTTGGTTGTATTCCATCAAAAGCACTTCTTCACGTATCTAAAGTAATTGAAGAAGCAAAAGCGATGGCAGAGCACGGCGTTGTATTCGGTGAGCCACAAACGGACATCAACAAAGTTCGTATCTGGAAAGACAAAGTAGTTGATCAACTGACTGGCGGTCTTGGCGGTATGGCTAAGATGCGTAACGTTACTGTTGTTAACGGTTTCGGTAAGTTTACTGGTCCTAACAGCATCGAAGTTGTTGGCGAAGAAACGACAACAATTAACTTTGATAATGCAATCATTGCAGCGGGTTCTCGCCCAATCAAACTTCCTTTCATCCCACATGAAGACCCACGTATTTGGGATTCTACGGATGCACTAGAACTAAACGAAGTACCAGAAAAACTGCTTATCATGGGCGGCGGTATCATCGGTCTTGAGATGGGTACGGTTTACCACTCTCTAGGTTCTAAAGTTGAAGTTGTTGAGATGTTCGATCAAGTTATCCCAGCTGCGGATAAAGACATCGTTAAAGTCTTCACTAAACGCATCAAGAACAAGTTCAAGCTAATGCTTGAAACTAAAGTGACTGCTGTTGAAGCGAAAGAAGACGGTATCTACGTTTCAATGGAAGGCAAAAAAGCACCAGCTGAAGCTGAGCGCTACGATGCTGTTCTTGTTGCTATCGGTCGTGTTCCAAACGGTGCACTTATCGACGCTGAAAAAGCAGGTATCGAAGTTGATGAGCGCGGTTTCATCAATGTTGATAAGCAAATGCGTACTAACGTTCCTCACATCCACGCGATCGGTGACGTTGTTGGTCAACCAATGCTTGCTCACAAAGGTGTGCATGAAGGTCACGTAGCTGCTGAAGTTATCTCTGGTAAGAAGCACTACTTCGATCCTAAAGTAATCCCATCAATTGCGTACACTGAGCCAGAAGTTGCTTGGGTAGGTAAGACTGAGAAAGAAGCGAAAGCGGAAGGCCTGAACTACGAAGTTGCTACTTTCCCTTGGGCTGCTTCTGGTCGTGCAATCGCTTCTGACTGTGCAGACGGTATGACTAAGATGATCTTCGATAAAGATACTCATCGCGTAATCGGTGGTGCTGTTGTTGGTACTAACGGTGGTGAACTTCTTGGCGAAATCGGCCTAGCAATCGAAATGGGTTGTGATGCAGAAGATATCGCTCTTACTATCCACGCTCACCCAACTCTACACGAGTCTGTTGGTCTTGCTGCGGAAGTATTCGAAGGTTCAATCACTGACCTTCCAAACAAAAAAGCTGTGAAAAAGAAGAAGTAA
- the aceF gene encoding pyruvate dehydrogenase complex dihydrolipoyllysine-residue acetyltransferase, producing the protein MTIEINVPDIGADEVEVTEILVNVGDKVEEEQSLITVEGDKASMEVPASQAGIVKEIKISEGDSVSTGSLIMIFEAEGAAAAPAAPAVEAAAPVAAAPAAAAELKEVHVPDIGGDEVEVTEIMVAIGDAVEEEQSLLTVEGDKASMEVPAPFAGIVKEIKIASGDSVSTGSLVMVFEVAGSGAPVAAAPAPAAAPVAAASAEKEVNVPDIGGDEVEVTEIMVAVGDTVEEEQSLITVEGDKASMEVPAPFAGTVKEIKIAAGDKVSTGSSIMTFVVEGAAPVAVAASAPAQAAAPAAAPAASADRPKAEAVAPAAGDFQENGDYAHASPVVRRLAREFGVNLSKVKGTGRKSRILKEDVQSYVKDALKRLESGAAASGKGGDGSALGLLPWPKVDFSKFGETEVQKLSKIKKISGANLHRNWVMIPHVTQWDNADITELEAFRKEQNAIEAKKDTGMKITPLVFIMKAVAKALEAFPAFNSSLSDDGESIILKKYVNVGIAVDTPNGLVVPVFKDVNKKGIYELSEELMVVSKKARSGKLTAADMQGGCFTISSLGGIGGTAFTPIVNAPEVGILGVSKSEIKPVWNGKEFQPRLQLPLSLSYDHRVIDGAEGARFITFLNSALSDIRRLVL; encoded by the coding sequence ATGACAATCGAAATTAATGTACCAGACATCGGTGCTGACGAGGTTGAAGTAACTGAGATTCTTGTAAACGTTGGCGACAAGGTTGAAGAAGAACAGTCACTGATCACTGTTGAAGGCGACAAAGCTTCAATGGAAGTTCCTGCGTCTCAAGCGGGTATCGTTAAAGAAATCAAGATTTCAGAAGGTGATTCTGTTTCTACTGGTTCTCTTATCATGATCTTCGAAGCGGAAGGTGCTGCAGCAGCACCGGCTGCGCCAGCAGTTGAAGCGGCGGCACCAGTTGCAGCTGCTCCTGCAGCGGCAGCTGAGCTTAAAGAAGTTCACGTTCCTGATATCGGCGGTGATGAAGTTGAAGTAACTGAAATCATGGTCGCTATTGGCGACGCAGTAGAAGAAGAGCAATCTCTTCTTACTGTTGAAGGTGACAAGGCTTCAATGGAAGTTCCTGCACCATTCGCTGGTATCGTTAAAGAAATCAAGATCGCTTCTGGTGACTCAGTATCTACTGGTTCTCTAGTAATGGTATTTGAAGTGGCAGGTTCTGGCGCTCCAGTTGCAGCAGCTCCTGCTCCGGCGGCGGCACCAGTTGCAGCAGCATCTGCTGAGAAGGAAGTGAACGTTCCAGATATCGGTGGCGACGAAGTAGAAGTTACTGAAATCATGGTAGCGGTTGGCGATACAGTAGAAGAAGAGCAATCTCTAATTACTGTTGAAGGCGACAAAGCTTCAATGGAAGTACCTGCACCATTCGCTGGTACAGTAAAAGAAATCAAGATTGCAGCTGGCGACAAAGTGTCAACAGGCTCTTCAATCATGACTTTCGTTGTTGAAGGCGCAGCTCCAGTAGCAGTAGCGGCTTCAGCTCCAGCACAAGCAGCAGCTCCGGCAGCAGCACCTGCCGCATCGGCGGACCGTCCTAAAGCAGAAGCAGTAGCTCCAGCAGCTGGCGACTTCCAAGAGAACGGTGACTACGCACACGCTTCTCCAGTTGTTCGTCGTCTTGCTCGCGAATTTGGCGTTAACCTTTCTAAGGTTAAAGGTACTGGTCGTAAGAGCCGTATCCTTAAAGAAGACGTTCAGTCTTACGTTAAAGATGCACTTAAGCGTCTTGAGTCTGGTGCTGCAGCATCTGGCAAAGGCGGTGACGGTTCTGCTCTTGGTCTACTACCATGGCCAAAAGTTGACTTCAGCAAGTTCGGCGAAACTGAAGTTCAGAAGCTTTCTAAGATTAAGAAGATCTCTGGCGCTAACCTGCACCGTAACTGGGTAATGATCCCTCACGTTACACAGTGGGACAACGCAGACATCACTGAGCTAGAAGCATTCCGTAAAGAACAGAACGCAATCGAAGCGAAGAAAGACACTGGCATGAAGATCACTCCACTTGTGTTCATCATGAAAGCTGTTGCTAAAGCGCTAGAAGCATTCCCTGCATTCAACTCGTCTCTTTCTGACGATGGCGAAAGCATCATTCTTAAGAAGTACGTAAACGTGGGTATCGCAGTTGATACACCAAACGGCCTAGTTGTTCCTGTTTTCAAAGACGTGAACAAGAAAGGTATTTACGAGCTATCTGAAGAACTAATGGTTGTTTCTAAGAAAGCACGTTCTGGTAAGCTAACAGCGGCAGACATGCAAGGCGGTTGTTTCACAATCTCTAGCCTTGGTGGTATTGGCGGTACTGCATTTACTCCAATCGTAAATGCTCCAGAAGTAGGTATCCTAGGTGTATCTAAGTCTGAGATTAAGCCAGTTTGGAATGGTAAAGAGTTCCAACCACGTCTACAGCTTCCACTGTCTCTATCATACGATCACCGAGTGATCGATGGTGCTGAAGGTGCACGCTTCATTACTTTCCTAAACAGCGCACTATCTGACATTCGTCGTCTAGTACTGTAA